The region ATCGCGTTTCTCGAACCGGTCGAGGGCAAGACCCGCGAGTTGCCATTCGATCTGGACAAGATCGGCTTGCCGGACATGATGCGCTTGTCGGCCTCGCTCGAACGTTTGCCGGTCGAACGCAAGATCGCGCTTGCCGAGCGGTTGGTCGCGGCGTTGAGCAAGGCGGGCGAGCGTGCGCTGGGCGCGTGGGCGCTCGGTCGCGTCGGCGCCCGCCGGCCGTTCTATGGCAGCGCGCACGGTGTGGTGCCGGCCGAGGTGGTGGGCGGCTGGCTCGATGCGCTGTTCGCGCTCGACTGGAAGCAGGTGGAACCCGCTGCGTTCGCGGTCGTGCAGATCGCCCGGATGACGGGCGATCGCGTGCGCGATGTGCCGCCGGCCACGCGCGAGGCGGTGATTCAGCGGCTCGCGGCGGCGCATGCGCCCGCCGCATGGATCGGCATGGTGCGCGAGGTGGTGGAACTGGACGCGGCCGATACGGCGAGGGTGCTGGGCGAATCGTTGCCGGCGGGGTTGAAGCTGATCGCCGGGTGAGGGCGCGCGCCGGCGCGAGGGCAGGGCGCGGCAAGAGGCGGATGGCTCAGACCGATGCGGCATCGTGCTCCGCACGATCGCCGCGCGCCCTTGCGGCGTATCACCTGAGCGTGGATTCAAACCGGTCGGTCGCAACCTCCTGTCCTTGGGAATCCTGGCATAGACGGCCGGCGCGTCGTCATGCGATCCACGTCCTCGGAGCCGGTCGGCCGGCCGTGCAGTTTGCCCGCCGAATATAGGAAAACGTGAACGATGCGTACGCGTTGACGATACCCGGGGTAACGGTCGCCCCCGTTTTCACATACTGTGCCTCGAATGGAATCGTAACGATCTCGCCGTTGCGGGCCTGTCCGGCGCACCATTGATGCTGTTGCCGATCGCCGGGGAGTCGGGGCCGAGGTGGATCGGTGTTGTATCGTTCTACCGAAACGGTCGCTCAGTCGCGAGTCGATCCAAGGCGGGTGCCGGTGTACTGCCGGGCAGATCGCGCGGCACGGCTCGGCGGCGCGTGCCTGACGCCGAGCGTGGCGTCGCATCGCCCTAGATCGTGCCTGTCTTGCAAATACCGCTGAGGTTCTGCAGGTCGCCGGCGCGACGCGTGCGCTCCTTGACCGGTAATTCGTATGCGATGCGGCAGATCGAGCGTGCATCGTCGCCCCATTGAACCGTGAGCTCTCCCTTGTCCTGCAGGCCGCGTACGAGCAACTTGCTGCCCTGGCCGACGACGCCGAGATCCGTCCCGCTCTCGTCGACAACAGCCGCGCCGAACGGCAAAGGCGTGCCGTCTGCCTTGCGCGCCGCGATCAGCGCCGAACGCCCCGTGTCGGTGTCGAACTTGAGCAGCGGCACGGCGCCGGCGCGTGGCGCGATTTGCCGGCTCGTTTCCTTCAGTTCGACGTCCATCGAGATGCCCTTCGGATCGATCTCGACCGTATTCAGGTTGTACGGGGTGAGATAAGGCACGATCGCGTAGCCGCGGCCGTCGACCCGCACCCCGGACGCGTTCGTGATCCGCGCGCCTTCCGCGCCCTTCGCCTCGACGATGCCGAATGTTTCGGACAGCGGCTGCGACAGCGTGATGCCGCCCTGGTGGGCGACCGCGGCGCCGCGAATGGACAGCGAACCCTGCTGGTAGGTCGAACTGCCGCCGGCGCTGACATTGAGCTCGGCGACGCGCGCCCGGTACGTGAGGCTGCCGTTGCCGTCGGTGCTCGCGCTGCCCTGGCCGCTCATGTAGTTGGCCCCGACGCTGTACGACAACGCGTTGTCGACGCCGAGCGAGCCGGACAGCATCGACTGCACTTGCGTGCTGCCTTGCGTGTTGCGCGAGACGTTGCTCGTCACCATCGTCGAGCCGGACTTGCCGAGCGGGATCGTGACGCTCGCGTAATACAGCGTGCTCATGTCGCCGCCGGCATTGCGCTGCCGCGTGGCCGACAGGCCGTATGAAATATTCCGGAAGGCATTGTTGTAGCCGACCGCGTAACTGACGTCCGAACCGCCGCGGTTCCAGTAGTTTGATGCCGCGGCGGTCACGCTTAGTTGCCCACCCTTGTCGCCGAGCCGCTGGCTCAGCATCAGCGATGCGCGGTTGCGCTGCCGCCAGACGGTATCGACGGAGAAACCGTCGCGTACGGCGCTGCGCGTGTTCATCGCATCGTTGAGGTTGAAATAGCCGTTGGTCGAATAGCGATACGCGGCGATGGAGACGTTGGTGCCGGTCGGCGTGATGGATTTCGCATAGCTGATGCGCAGGCTCGACCCGCTGAAACGCTTCACGCCCGGCACCGATGTCGTGGCCTGCGTGAAGTCGACGCCGATTGCGCCCAGCCGCGTATTGAGCGCGCTGCCCAGCATCGCGGAGGCATAGCCGGCGGCAACCGTGACGCCGGCGTAGCCGGTCAGCAGATTCGTCAGGCCACGCTGGTACGTCGCCTGCATGAACAGCGGGTTGCTCGAATTCTGCTGGCTGCGCAATGCGCCCGCCACGAAGCTGTAGCGCTGGATGCCGGGCCGCAGCGACAGCGGAACGGCCGCGTAGGGCACCGTGAACGTATGCTCGGACCCATCCGCTTCCAACACGGCCACACGCAGGTCGCCGCCATAGCCGGTCGGGTAGAGGTCGTTGATCTCGAACGGCCCCGGCGAGACGGTTGTTTCGTACAGCGTGACGCCATTCTGGCTGATCTTCACCTTCGCGTTGCTGTTCGCCACGCCGCGCACGACGGGCGCATAGCCGCGCAGCGAGTCGGGCAGCATCCGGTCGTCGGTCGACAGGCGCACGCCGCGGAACTGCGTCGTATCGAACAGCTCGCCGGACGTATACGTTTCGCCAAGCACGAGCTGGGACGACAGCGACGGCAGGTCGCGCTGCACGTAGGTCGAAATGTTCTGGTAATGGCTGCCGTTGCGCTCCGACCACGACAGTGAACCATTGTGACGGAAATGCCAGTTGCCGAGATTGACGCCGCTGTTCAGCCCGAGATAGCCCTGCGTGTCCGCGCTGCTGCCCTTGATCTTCGATCTGTAGACGTTCAGGTTGTAGTCGAGCATGCCGACGGGCACCCCCGAATCCCATTGGTCGCGGCTGACATAGCCGCGTGCACGGCGGTCGATGAATGCCTGCGGGATGCTGAGCGTGAGGCGCTGTTCGCTGAAGTCGAACAGCGCGCTCGCTTCGGGGATAACCTGATCGATCCGGCGACATTCGCCCTGGGT is a window of Burkholderia sp. FERM BP-3421 DNA encoding:
- a CDS encoding fimbria/pilus outer membrane usher protein, coding for MYAFVLSSLAAWAGNTHASDLQPPQAETDAMQVAQADVPDARFAQVQFDPNFLNNGVGQSVDIRRFERGNFASPGAYSVDLFVGESWAGRFDVEFKTTPGASEAQPCFDEAQLRRIGVNFSKLPAETTAAIVTQGECRRIDQVIPEASALFDFSEQRLTLSIPQAFIDRRARGYVSRDQWDSGVPVGMLDYNLNVYRSKIKGSSADTQGYLGLNSGVNLGNWHFRHNGSLSWSERNGSHYQNISTYVQRDLPSLSSQLVLGETYTSGELFDTTQFRGVRLSTDDRMLPDSLRGYAPVVRGVANSNAKVKISQNGVTLYETTVSPGPFEINDLYPTGYGGDLRVAVLEADGSEHTFTVPYAAVPLSLRPGIQRYSFVAGALRSQQNSSNPLFMQATYQRGLTNLLTGYAGVTVAAGYASAMLGSALNTRLGAIGVDFTQATTSVPGVKRFSGSSLRISYAKSITPTGTNVSIAAYRYSTNGYFNLNDAMNTRSAVRDGFSVDTVWRQRNRASLMLSQRLGDKGGQLSVTAAASNYWNRGGSDVSYAVGYNNAFRNISYGLSATRQRNAGGDMSTLYYASVTIPLGKSGSTMVTSNVSRNTQGSTQVQSMLSGSLGVDNALSYSVGANYMSGQGSASTDGNGSLTYRARVAELNVSAGGSSTYQQGSLSIRGAAVAHQGGITLSQPLSETFGIVEAKGAEGARITNASGVRVDGRGYAIVPYLTPYNLNTVEIDPKGISMDVELKETSRQIAPRAGAVPLLKFDTDTGRSALIAARKADGTPLPFGAAVVDESGTDLGVVGQGSKLLVRGLQDKGELTVQWGDDARSICRIAYELPVKERTRRAGDLQNLSGICKTGTI